The following coding sequences are from one Comamonas koreensis window:
- a CDS encoding HesA/MoeB/ThiF family protein: protein MNDEQLLRYSRHIFLDEVGIEGQEAILAAHAVVIGAGGLGSPAAMYLASAGVGRITLVDDDTVDLTNLQRQIAHTTERVGQAKVSSCAASLQAINPHVQIHTVQQRVDAKRLQTLVGDASVVLDCTDNYRTRQAINAACVALAKPLVSGAAIRFDGQISVFDRRHKGAACYACLFSPEEQFEEASCSTMGVFAPLVGIIGTMQAAEALKLIAGIGRSLDGRLMMLELKDMEWSTMRVSRNPQCPVCGEQHL from the coding sequence ATGAACGACGAGCAACTTTTGCGCTACTCCCGCCATATCTTTCTGGATGAGGTCGGCATCGAAGGCCAGGAGGCCATCCTCGCCGCCCATGCGGTGGTGATTGGCGCGGGCGGCCTGGGCAGCCCGGCAGCGATGTACCTGGCCTCGGCCGGCGTGGGCCGCATCACCTTGGTCGATGACGACACGGTGGACCTGACCAATTTGCAGCGCCAGATTGCCCATACGACCGAGCGCGTGGGCCAGGCCAAGGTCAGCTCCTGCGCAGCCAGCCTGCAGGCCATCAATCCGCATGTCCAGATCCATACGGTGCAGCAGCGGGTCGATGCCAAGCGGCTGCAGACCTTGGTGGGCGATGCCAGCGTGGTGCTGGACTGCACCGACAACTACCGCACGCGCCAGGCCATCAATGCCGCCTGCGTGGCGCTGGCCAAGCCTTTGGTCAGCGGCGCGGCCATCCGCTTTGATGGCCAGATCAGCGTGTTTGACAGGCGCCACAAAGGCGCTGCCTGCTATGCCTGCCTGTTCTCGCCCGAAGAGCAGTTCGAGGAAGCCAGCTGCTCGACAATGGGGGTATTTGCACCCTTGGTGGGCATTATCGGTACGATGCAGGCTGCAGAAGCGCTCAAACTCATTGCCGGCATTGGCCGCAGCCTCGATGGGCGTCTGATGATGCTCGAGCTCAAGGACATGGAATGGAGCACGATGCGGGTCAGCCGCAACCCGCAATGCCCCGTCTGCGGTGAGCAACACCTTTGA